The window GGATTTAGACCTAGGAAAATCTCAAAAGCCCATCCAGTCCAAACtcgcccattttgcagatgggaaaataagttttgagaagagaaagagtgCCTAGTCATGGTTTTGTGGAAGGAATACAGGATCTACAATGAGAGGACCTGGATGGATGTGTTTCAGGCCTTTTTAATTATTACCTATGTGAGTCCAGCCTGGTTGTTTGCTAATTAGATAGTCCAGTGCACACTGATCTTAATCTTGaagccccgagttcaaatttgacctcagagctttgctacctgtgtgactatGGCTTtgtacctcaatttccccatctgcaaaatggggctcATAATAGCAGTAACATCCCAGGATctgagagaatatttttaaagaggcTTGACATATCACACTTAAGAAAGTCTCGGGTTTCCTTCATTTGATTGCCCATgacccaagttttttttttggtttttttttcaggaagaggCTGGTTTCAAAAGCTTCTGGGGTCTTTCTGCCTTTAGGCTACAATCCCACGATCTTGACCAAATAACTCCAAGGCATTCCCACAAAATGAAGGCTCTGGAAGAGATAACCTTCAAGTTCCCATTTGCTGGCAAATTATAATCATGATCTTAGGTTAATCAGTGCACAACTGGCCCAGTCAGATCAAGCAGTCCCTGTTAAAAACAGGCTTCATGAGCAGATCTCACTCCAAATCTGCTGCTCGAATCTACTCCCATTTAGGGCAAGCAGCTAATCCAGTGGCTTTATGCACTGTCAAAGGTATCCTCCCAACCTGGCCTTTTCCTAAGGCAGTCATTTTCTCTAGGGCCTTTTCTCGACAATGACTGCCTGTGCCTCGTGCCTGGAACACCTTCCCTCTTCTGCTTCTTAGTTCCCCTGTATTCTCTCAAGACTGAGCTCAAAAATCCACCTTAAGCAAGAGGCCATTCTCAGGCCCCCTCTCCTAGCCCCCAGCCCCATCCTGTGCTTCCCCTTCCAAAGTTCCTTTCCAgccattctgtctctctgtttacCTAGTGATTTACATTGTGgattttgtcctttgttctccaagaccCTGAAATCAGGGAGGTGATGACGTGGcgtgcaagtgaactggatttaagtgagggaggctgggcaaggtcccctgcctcacttCCCCCCAGAGCCCTCTGggcccagtggccagatagaACTCAGGACAATTGcagatggcccaggatgcaatgggagactttggccttttaagctaaggtcttcaacaggtttcGATTTGATttaggcaacacccattcagtgctGAAGGTTGGGTACCCAACCGAGGCAAAGAATCTCCAGATCCCCTGTTATACAAGAAATTACTGGAGGGCCGggatggatttttgtttttcttcgcACTCTCAACTCTTTTAGCTCTtagcagataattaataaaagttaaaCAGGGGTTCtgggtggggagggaaaaagCAACATTCTAAGGATAGGAGTCTAAATTCCTTAGGGATTTAAGTCGGGGAAGAGAGAGGCTCATATCTGTCCTCTGGATCTCTGAATAAACTCCACAGAAAAAACAACCCTCAGCCCAAATTAGGCGGGAAGATGATGTAGGCTGTGCAGAGCTTGCCTTGTGGGGCCCCACTCTTTCCCCAGCTCCTCGGGTTTCAGAGTAATGCAGGGGGATGACTAGAGACCACTCCTGATCTCACCcctgagagaggaagagagaagccACATGCAGGGTGGCGTAGAGGAGAGAGAactggacctgaattcaaatctggtttcatatttactagctgtgtgactccagacaagtcacttaaccgctgcctgcctcagtttcctcaactgtaaaatggggattttcTTCCCTTAATTAATGAATTCACAAGCATTTgtttgtgagaatcaagtgagataatatttgataagtgatttagtacaatgcctggcacataatagataagtgcttgtttccctccttcctcacttTTTGAGTAAAGCCTGTAAAAAACCCACTTCCCTCCTTAAACAAATTTTTCCTCAAATTGTGTGGCCCTATGCCCTGGTCCCAGCTGTGATCTTCTCTCACCCTCGCTGCAGCCTAGGGGAAGGACTCTGTCCACTCTGCTGATTAAGGAAATCGAGGTAGGATATTGGAGAGGGACTCATCCAAGGTCATTCCAGTTGGGCGTACCACAGAGACTCAATGTTCCCTCCAACCCCCAGTGAAAATTCACATTTCTGTAAGCTTACAAGATGTGTTCCTCACacagccctgtgaggtaggtcATGTCCAGTGAGCTCCCCATTTTACATAGGAGAAAGCCGATTCAGATTCGgggaaatgacttggccaaggtcacatgtTGATTCAGCCGTTTTCTGTCCTAGTTTGTTCTGAGTTATCACGTGCTGTCTCAGTCTCTTCAGGGTCTGACCCTCTAGTCCTCTAGACCCGCCCTCAGTTACTCGGGGTAGCCAGGACTGACTTGCTACATTTCAGATCTGGCTTCTTGAGGGCATCCCACATCAGGAGCATCTCATAGGGTAAGAAGCGATGAACCAGCAGCAGGTCCTGATAGAAGCAGGGGTCAAAGGACCCTATGCGGGGGGATGGTGATTGAACCCCGACCATCCTGACCCCCATGTGCCTGGCTGGGGCTAGCCCTTCGTGCTCCAGGCACATGCCCAGATAGACATCATCAATGGGGAAGAGAGGGATGGCGTGGGAGGCGTGCCGGATGGCCCGAGCTGTGAATCCGGACATCAGGATCCCACCGCCCCCACAGTAGGGGGGGTACCTCTCTTCCTTCATCACCATCTTGGAGACGAAGTATTTGCTCCATGGTATTCGGATGGGCCCCACGTTACGTATGACGTGTCCCACGTACAGGTGCTCGTCTGCTTTATTGCCTTGCAGGTAGACTACCATGTTGTTCGTGTGAGCAAAGACATCGTCATCACCATTGAAGATGAAGGAAGCATCAGGGAAGTGGAGAGCCTGCCACTCGAGAAACAGGACCTACCGGAGGAAGGAGAGCAAGGGATATGATGCTGAGTCCTCCAGTGGCCACGGTACACCCCAGTTAGTCTCTGAGGCTCTTCCTAGCTCGTGAAGCTCCCGTTGGTTCCCAATACCCTCTAGAGGAGCCTAGGGAAGAATTTCCTCCCCGTCTTACCAATAGAGATAGACCCAGGGTCTATCCTATCCAGGAATCTGAGGGTTCCAATGCTTAAAGTGATCTAAACTGGTATTTCCCAAACTCATTTAGCATTAGAACCTCTTGGCGCTTGAAATACCCAGAAGGGACTATTGGTGCTAACCTAGAGTGAGAGAATGTGAGAATGATCCCTCTAATAAAGTGGGGGACAAATGCtggaaaatttagaaattaaactGAGTTTGATACtgaaaactgaaataataattatttttaaatcatttcccctctgtgtgttttttattttctcttctacagTATGATATAATGGATATTGGTTCTGAAGATAGAAAACCTAGGCTCAGATCTCTCCACAGATGTACATTAGCCAGGGGACTAGCTTACTAGCTACAGCAAGTCTTTAGACCTCTCGCTTCAGTTTGCTagtgtgtaaaatgggaataaaaatccTCACCTAAAGTTTAAAGTGTTAggaattatgaattattattttcgAGCCCCTATTATTTTCCAGGTGCTATGCGTGACACTGGGGACAAAAGACAAAAGTGAGagtccctcccctcaaggacCTCACTTTCCActgaagagggggaaggaggacaaGGAtgttcacagataagtaaataatataaaaataaaaataaataaataaaataaaggataagtgaaaaaaaaaaatccaaaatggagATGGCACTTGAAATGAGATTCTGATGTCCTGAGATCCCTCCCAACTGATGTCCTGTACCCCAACTCTGACATCTCATATCCTAAGGTCCCTTAAGCTCTGACACCCTGGGCTCAAGGGTCCCCATTGGCTCTTGTGATTCTGCGAAATCGACatgttagaaagaaaaaaccctcagATTCACCCAACCTTTAGTCACTATGTCAAACAGTAAGGCTCGGTGGACAGCTAGTCCAATACTCTCATTTCAGAGAGGGCCTCAAAGACAAGAGGGCCTGGGATTAGCCCAAAGTCACCCAGTAAATTGAAGACAAACAGATTCAGGACTACAGTTCaggtttctctttttccttcaccACACTGCCAAGAGGAAGAAATTACTATTATAAATAGAGAAGATTGATGCTAACTGAAGATATCACGAAGGAGTTGGACAGAGAGAGACTTCAGGCCATGGGATGATCCAATTTTCTCAAAGTACAGCAGCTCCAGGTGGTGGAGTTTGAGATTGGAAAGGAGAAAGGTACCATCATCTCCCACCCCGGGGTTGGCCACTCACCTGCTTCAGGGTCAGATTGAAGAAAGTGTCATGGAAATCCCACTGGATAATATCACCATAAGCCCGGGCCTCCATGGCCAGGAGCTGGTTCACTTTTTGAGCTTCCAGGATATCAGACTCTGTGCCCACCAAGAAGAGCCGGCAGATGGTGGCTCCCTTgacctccctctcctctccccatgtCCGACGAATGAGATCCCGCCTCTCATAGTTCTTAGGAGATGACTTGATGgccagaaggaggaagggagaaccCAAGGCTCCGGGAGACCCTGTACATTTATTTGGGGGGACATTCTGAAGGATCGGGAAATCCCGGCAATGTTTGTAAAGGAGGAAGTTCTGGATGTTCCGGGGTTCGGCCGCAAAGCCAGACGTGTTGGCCACAGAGTCGTTGGCAAAGCAAGGTTCCACAGGGCGTTGAAACACGATGGGGGGCTGGGTCTCTGAGACCTTTTGCTGCTGCTGCCACTCTAGGACTTTTAGGTGCTGAGGCTCGAGGGTTTCTGAACCTTGCCAACGGTTCATGTAGGGATGCTGTAAGACTCGgtcatggaaaaggaaaaataggagcCCAACAGTTAAGGGCAGGAGGACCAAGATCTGAGTGCATCCTTTCTTCAGTGATCGCATGATGTCCTGGGCAAGAGAGGAGGGCAGATGAAGTGAGAGAAAACCTTAGGCGTAGGGTAGGAATGAGTGGGTTTGGAATGGTCACTTCTCTCTGGGTCTTAATTCTGCAATCGTAAAATGAGCAGTCTGGTTAAATGATCTGTTAACTTCAAATCCAAAACCCTGTGTCCCAAgggccctcccaactctgacatcctgggttctaagggctctcccagctctgagtTCCTGGGTTcaaagggccctcccagctctgacttccTTTGTTCTAAGAGTTCTCCTTGcactgatattttgttttttaaaagttcttctcAGATATCATGTTCTATGTTCCAAGGGTCATCTCAAACTTTATTAACCTGAAATTGGAGAAATTTTTTAAGTAATAGAAAAAGggaacaataaaaatttatttaaaaaaaaaataaagccagaaATTGAAATTAGCTTCCCTATAACTGTCCTCCATTGCTTCTAGTTCTGTTGTCTTGGGTCAAAGAGCACAAGTTGGCTACCTTTGTCCTTTGATGGCCCTTTAGGTaggtatgtattttaaaaaatcatttaaattttttttccaattcaaattctcCTTCCCCACACATATGCATCTTTCAAAGTCATTgaaaggataaggaaaaaaagcctattataaatatgtaattatgcaaaacaaatccagaagaaaagaaggaaggaaggaaggagggaaggaagaaagactaaggaggaaaggaggaagagagaaagaaaggaacaaagaaaaaagagaaaggtagaaaggaaggaaggaaggaagaaagaaaggtaaaaggggagggaggaaagcaaggaaaggagggaatgaaagaaaaaagaaagaaaaaaagaaggaaaaaagggagggcaagaagaaggaaggaaagaaggaagagaaggaaggagggaggtatGCTTTAGCCcgaaaacttattttcttttcctataattTAATGAATGataatagttaatattaataattatattttaattacatttctgTTATTCTTAAACTGTCTTCTGGTTCCCTTTAGATCTTTGGACACatttgggcttggaatcagatgATCTGAGATTGAATTCCCAGATCACTCACTTCTTGTGTGACCTACCATGGACATCTCTACCTCTTGGGCCTCAGgtttttatccataaaataaaggggttggattaCTAGAACACCACTCCATGCTCCTGTGATCTCCCCCCATCCCTGCCTCTGGGAGTAACATTCTTGCATCCTTCCACTGCTCCTCCTGCCACAGACCTCAGCCTCCTCACCATCTCGGTTCTCCTCTGATCTTGCTCACCTTTGCTGTTGTTCCTCTGGAAATACAGCCCCTAAATTAGATGGTGTTTTTCAGGTATTTCTGCTCAGGGTAGAAACCAGCAAGGCAGCTTTCCTCCCTCATTCTGGAAGCTCTATTTTTCTTAGCTCAGCTTAGAGTTACATGAGCTTTATGAGATCAGGGGTGAGGTCCACCTGTCAGCTCATGTAACATTGTGGCCAATATTTCACATGCTCTTTATTACATGAATTTCTGGTTTTCTTAGATAATCCCCATCTTGTGCTTGTGTGTCTGGATTTCAGAGCACAAGTACTCACTCTAAAGGGAGAAGCTGGGTCTCCCAGAGTCCTCCGGGGCAGATGTGCCCCCCATGTCTGCAGGATCTTGAGGGGAGGAAGGTTCAGGGCAGATTGCCATAAGGTAGGGTAACTCCCTCAAGAGGAAGCAAGCATACAACCCCCCAACAGATATTAGCCACCTGCAGCAAAGGTCCACTCCTCCCGAGCTAGTTACAGTTCTAGTTACCCAGAGCTCCTAGTGGGATTCCACTGTGCATGGTCAATCTTTTGTACATCCATGTTCTTCCACTGTTCACAGGCTTCCTGTATCTCCTGAACTGGAGTTCAACTTTCTTGCAGCCCAAGCATTTTCTCTACCCCAGTCACCCAGTGCACAATTAATGCTTCATAACttgattaaatgatttctgtAATCTTTTCAAATACATGAGAACACCCTCTCAATATCTTTCTACAATTTATGGTCTTACAGATTTGCCTGAGGCTCTGAGAGATTACTGCCTTGCTGCTTAGTCATTTTGAGTGCTGCCGGTCGTGACCcgaatttgggattttcttggcaaagacacaaaaatggcatttccttctccaagtcattttacagttgagctgaggcaaagttaagggacttgcccagaatcacatagctagtgtctaaagtcaaatttCAACTCactccttcctgactccaagccccaTGTTCTATCCACTTAATTGTCCAAGCTGACTTGATCagctagtgtcagaggcaggatctgaatctgGGTCTTTACTCCAAGTTGAACAATTCTCTCCATCCGCTATTCTGTGTCATCTAGGAGAGAATGTCAGTCCCACATGTgccaaggaactagaaactgagtgggtgccatcagttggggaatggctgaataagttgtggtatatgaatgttatgggatattattgttctgtaagaaatgaccaggaggatttcagaaaggcctggagagacttacatgaactgatgctgaatgaaatgagtagaaccaagattacATTATACAcggcagcaacaagattataccatgatcaattctgatggatgaggctcttttcaacaatggggcgATTCAGGCCccttccaatagacttgtgatggagagagccatctgtacccagaaagaagattgtgggaactgagtgtggatcacaacatagcattttcactttttttgctatttgcttgcattgtttccccttttttgatctgatttttcttatgcagcatgatgattgtggatatatatatacatatatataagaattgcacatgtttaatatattttggattacttgttgtctaagggaagggataaggagaaaggagggagaaaaaaatttggaacacaaggctttgcaaggttgaatgttgaaaactatgcatatgttttgaaaataaaaagctttaaaattaaaaaaaaaaaggggggggggagggtcgGAGTTCATACTCACTAAATCCAACCTCAACCTGGAGCATACTAGGTATAATGACTCAATAAACTTTGAGATATCTGTGAActctgatattctctgttctcTGCTACCTCTGATAGCCTCTTGTCCACGGCACTCTCCAATTGGCAGGATCCAAACCTGGATTTTGCCTCCCCAGTAGGCAGCTGACTTCTGTAGCACGCATAATTGATCATTGTCTCAGTCACAAAGACAAACCCATACTTTTTGGTTTTCCCAGAAAGTCAAAACTCAGAATGAGTTGAGAATTGAGGGACGTGCTGAAGtccatttttgttgttactgttcagttgttttaatagTGGGACttccttgacaaagatgctgatgtggtttgccatttccttctctcagctaccaaatgtctgaggctagcttgcactcagatcttccagacccCAGACCTAGTGCTGAAGTGTACAGGAAGCTTGAacttttctttgatgttttctaCAACAAAGTTAAAGACCAAGTCAACAAGGGAAAAAGCATTTAAGAAGCTCCTCCAAAGGAAGGGTACCATGTGAAGCCCAAGGGccacaaaagaaagataaagacagtTCTGGGCCTCTAGGAGCTTCCAGTCAATGAAAGGAGAGGGCTTTCAAACAAGATATAGGCCAGATAAATGAGGTGTTATTAGCAGCTGAAGGACAGGAGGGGATTGGAAAAGAGGTCTTTCAGTTGAGACTTTGGtgaaatttaaaggaaatcaggTTCTCTAGGTTCAAGGTACAAGTGGTTTCCTTCCTAAAAGAGAAGGGCAAGCTGATGGAAGAATGGCTCTGAGAATTCCATGTTATAAGAGGACAATGAAgtgctacttaaaaaaaagaaaggaggcgAATCCCACCTCTTGGAGAGTACCAAGGACTACAGGCTATCAGAGGGAGCAGAGAATAGAGAATGAGAGAGCTTGCAGGTACCTCAAAGTTTATTTAGTCATCATACCTAGGATCCCAGTAAGCCCCAGGCTGAGGTTGGATTTATGAGCTCCTCTGAATTCTGACATTCCTTTTATATGACACAGATAGAATAGCTGGATGGAGAGAGTTGTTCAACTTCCTCCTATacgggaggaaggggagagggtgggaggttTGAAGAGTAGAAAGATTatcctcccgggttatttttaccttatgaatccaattctccctgtgcaacaagaaaactgtttggatctgcacacatacattgtatctaggatatactacaacatattcaacatatataggactgcttgccatctaggggagggggtggagggtgggagggaaaaatcggaacagaagtgagtgcaaaggataatgttgtaaaaaaattaccctggcatggattctgtcaataaaaagttactataattaaaaaaaaaaaagattatctcaAGAAACTGACtatagggagggaaagagaagtagACTTAGTGGGAAAGAGCTACTTGTTTCCCAAGGAATAAAATACTGACAAGTATTGCTGGAGGAGAGTATACAATAAAAGTTAGAGGAAGAGGCAGGAAGTTGGAAACATCCTGATGAGGACAGCATGAGAAAACAATCTGTCAATCCTTTAACAACAATAGGAAGTTTGTTTTCCTTCAGTGACAGTTACCTAAGACATGACAGAACATCCCCAGGCTTGTGAAAATAATTACCACAAAGGGAATCCTCTGGGTACAGTTCCTAAGGATTAAATCTTTCTAGAGGAGATCAACCCAAGGGACTTTCATGACACTGTCAAGAATAGAACATAGAAGATGGGGGAAATtccagcaaagaacaaaaaataccTGGAGATGTATTATAAATTATGAATGCATAGGGAACTCACTACccaactttgatttttaaaagatgtatatAGGAGATGGAAGCAAGGGAAAGCAGGCTCTGCTTCCTCTCCTTTTACTCCTCAATTTTTTACAAATCAGCTGttgatttatcttcctgagttcaaatgtgaccttagacgcTTCCTAGtttgtggccttgggcaagtactttaccctgtttgtttagtttcctcacctatacaatgaagtggaaaaagaaatagccaaccattccagtatctctgccaagaaaatcccagaggGTTTGACATCATTGACCGCTGTTGTagacaaagtgctttacaaacctttaTGTATTATAAATCCTAGCTATTAgtatttttgttattacttttatataatgtttcctccctaggttttcatgacattgctATTTCTTGGTTATTTACaaatctaatgtttttttttggtttttttttggtgaaacaTCAACCAAattttactgtgtgtgtgtgtgtgtgtttattaaagctttctgtttatgaaacatatatgtatgggtaatttttcaacattgacctttgcacaaccttctgttccaaattttcccctccttccccccactttctcccctagatgacaggtaattcatgttaaatatgttaattatgtgttaaattcaatatatgtatacatatttatgcagttatcttgctgcacaagaaggaaaaaaactgcaaagaaaacaaaatgcaagcaaaaaaaaaaaaaaaaacaacaacagaaagaatgagaatgctatgttgtggtacacactcattcccacagtcctctctctgggtgtagatgactctcttcatcacaagattattgaaactgatctgaatcatctcattgttgaagagagtcatgtccatcagaattgatcatcgtataatcttgttgccatgtacattgatctggttctgctcatttcactcagcatcagttcatgtaagtctctctgaaatcatcctgctggtcgtttcttatagaacaacaatattccataacattcatataccataatttattcagccattctccaactgatgggcatccactcactttccagtttctctcttctcttcttttctatggTGATTTCCTTAAATCCTACAGTTTAACTACTTCTATGCAGGTGACTCCCAAATATTCCTATTCAACCTTATTTTCTCTCCTGCACTCCAATTTCCTTCATCACCACCATCTTATTCAATAATTCCCACCAACTGGCCCATAAATATCTCGACTGAAGcataaacataaagagtgatcctataagcaaattaggagaacaagggatagtctacctgtcagatctgtgaagaagggaggaatttatgaccaaaaaataactagaaaacattatgaaatgcataatggataattttgattacattaaattaaaaagttttgaacaaacaaaaccaatgcagccaagattagaagggaagcagaaagctgggggaaaatttttacagccaggatttttgataaaggcctcctttctaaaatatgtaaagaactaactcaaatttataagaatacaagctattgcccaattgataaatggtcaaaggatatgaacagagagttaaaaaaaaaattaaagtcaattataggcatatgaaaaaatgttctaaatcattactgattagagaaatgcaaattaagacaactctggggtacCACTTTACACCTtttagattggctaaggtgacaggaaaagataatgataaatgtcggaggggatgtgggaaaactgagacactaatacattgttgatggaattgtgaaatgatccaatcattctgaaaaggaatttggaagtatGCAAAAACTGCCCACCTTTAGattcagcaatgtctctactgggtctatatcccaaagatatcataaaagagggaaaagaattaacatgtgcaaaaatgtttgcagcctatttttatttatttatttatttggtaatgacaaagaactggaaattaagtagatgcccaacaattgggaaatgattgaataagctatgaaatggaatattattgttttataagaaatcttgagcaggctgatttcagaaaagcctggaaagactgacatgaattgatgctaaatgaagtgaacagaaccatgagattattgtacacagtagcaacaaAATTgcgtgatcaactgtgatggacttggctcttttcaacaatgagatgatttgaagtaattccaatagacttgtgaaggaaaatggtatctgcattcagagagagaactatgtatGGATAcagaatatggatcaaaacagtattttcacctttttattttgttgttgtttgcttcttgggtttttctttctttctcatattttctccctttgatctgatttttcttgcacagcatgataaatacaaaaatgtttagaatgattgcatatgtttaacctatattgaatgctgtcttggggaggggaaggaagagagagaaggagaaaaaatgtggaacacaaagttttgcaaaggtgaatgttgaaaactatctttgcatgtatttggaaaaataaaattctattcaaaatttttaaacatcTGAAAGGGAAggtgaaaatataaaaatcaaataatcccTGACAGCTTTGAAAAAGTTGGATCaccaattaaaagaaaataagaataaattgcCCTTATATATTAAGCAACTAGAGTTGGAGACAAAGCAGCTTTTAAGCTTTCCAAACTGAAAGGGGTTTAGGGAATGGGGGTAGAGAATATGGCACTGCCAATAGATCTGGTAATAGCACTGATGAAAAGAGCAATGATAATGAGAATAATAGAATAtaggaatatagaaatatga of the Sarcophilus harrisii chromosome 1, mSarHar1.11, whole genome shotgun sequence genome contains:
- the B3GNT3 gene encoding N-acetyllactosaminide beta-1,3-N-acetylglucosaminyltransferase 3; translated protein: MRSLKKGCTQILVLLPLTVGLLFFLFHDRVLQHPYMNRWQGSETLEPQHLKVLEWQQQQKVSETQPPIVFQRPVEPCFANDSVANTSGFAAEPRNIQNFLLYKHCRDFPILQNVPPNKCTGSPGALGSPFLLLAIKSSPKNYERRDLIRRTWGEEREVKGATICRLFLVGTESDILEAQKVNQLLAMEARAYGDIIQWDFHDTFFNLTLKQVLFLEWQALHFPDASFIFNGDDDVFAHTNNMVVYLQGNKADEHLYVGHVIRNVGPIRIPWSKYFVSKMVMKEERYPPYCGGGGILMSGFTARAIRHASHAIPLFPIDDVYLGMCLEHEGLAPARHMGVRMVGVQSPSPRIGSFDPCFYQDLLLVHRFLPYEMLLMWDALKKPDLKCSKSVLATPSN